AACGTCATCGCAGAAAGGCTGAGTTGATACCGACTGCGATCGCTCAGGGAGGTGTGCGTACCCTCCGGCCCTCCAATGGCAAATACAAGGGACTCAGCGTGCGATCGCTCCATAAATCGGGCAAACTCCTCTGACGACATTGCCTTACCCCGTTCCGACATCACCACCAACGTTTCATGCGGGCGCATGGCCTCCAAAATTTTGGCAGCCTCTCGTTCAGGGGTGGAATCTTTGACTTCGACAATCTCTAATTCTGGCAAGCGCTTCCCATACTCCCGAATGCCCTCTAGGATCCACCGTTTCTTGACCTTACCGACGGCGATAATCCGCGCCCTCAATGCCAGCATGTCTAGCTAGTTCTCCTACTCTGGCTGGGCAGATTCAGATGCATTTGATTGTGCTGTCTCCAAACGACGATTCCCGAATAAGGGCTGAATCGCCTGTGTTGCAATGTGAGACAGCAATCCTAGCGGTCCCGCAAACAAACATAAAATTAGAGAATGAATAGTCCAAACACCAGTCCGTCGTCCTTCTAAATAAATCCAACGTCCCGCCAGCAAATCCATCACCAGAAAATGAACCCATCCGGTGAGTGCTACCCGCTCATCCCCAAACAATCGTGCAATATCGGAAAGTGTGGGGTTCGCAAAGGACTGAGCAGAGTCTGCGGTTAGACTGGTTGCAAAAAGGTAGGCATATAATCCGGCCAATGGTACAAATGGCAACAATGAGGTCATCCCCCGTAGGGTTACTGACCAACGGGGCAGCAGAATCATACCCAGCCAAAACGGCAACACATAGAGATTGGCAAGATTGAACAGAACATCTAGCGTCATGATGTATCAAGGTAGAGCTACGAGCAGAAATTAATGTCAACCGGACTGTTAAGCTGATGTCAACCGGACTGTTAAGCGTCTGTCTCGCCATTCCCAGAAAACAGGGAACAACCGGACTAACTCCGCTGGAGATCAGCATTAGCGTTCCTGCTACGTTGTCCAGCGATCGCATCAAAAATTGGCTGATGGATTAAGTGCTACCCAGATGCAGGGTTTATCAACACAACTGTATTTCTGTATTTCTGTCGTTAGGGTGGTGCTTACATTTTGACTTAGACGAGAGTTTACTGCGATGGCAAATGACCAATCACTACCTCTGGTGACTAGAGTCAGCACGTGGACCGTCGGGGGTCTACTTGGAGGGTTGGTTGGCTCCCTGACTGCGGTCATGCTGACTCAGGCGATTAAGCAAATCCTTGATTTCGTCTCTGGCCTGGGTACCCTCTGGTGGCTGCTGCTGCCACTGCTCGACGTCACATTGGCGGTGCTGATCCTGTTTGGACTGGATAGGGGCGCATCGGTACAAACCTTAGTCCCCCAGGATGTCAGTCTTGATCAGCAGCCTCAGCAGACCTGGTACTCGTTCCCCCATGACGTTGCTCGAGCCGATCTGACGGGGGAGGTGGTGAACACTGCCGGAGCAGAGGAGACGTTCCCCTGGGAGCGGGCACCGTTGCGTGCCCTTGCGATCCTGTCTACACGGCGGCGGTTGTGGCAGGGGGGGTGGGGGCGTGTTACTGCCCTCCACACACATTAAGTTATTCTGCAATTGGGTGTCCTTTTGTAAAACTTGTTGCCTCTTTTGTGAGAAACCCTCTGGCGGAGTAGAAGAGTGTATACAGTAAAAATAAAGAAAAGCTTAAAAAGAGGTCGCCATGACTCCTTTACTGCTAAGACACCTGTGGTCTGCTGTTGAAGAAACACAAACGAACTTGATTCTGAACCTGGATGATAACAGTTTGGTTCAGTCCCTCTTGGGCAGGGTTCAGCAATTGCGATCGCTCGATGGTAGTGAAAGCGATGCCCTAAGCGAATACATTCAGGCCAAGCTCCCCCTCATTCGCGATCTTGCGGAGGGACGCTAGCGCCCCCTAGCGATTCCCGACGACCAGTCTGCTGGGCAGCCTCTAAGCTTAGCCAGGGCTGAAGCAAATTAATTCTGCTACTTCATAACGCCTCAGGGGTTGTCCACTCAACGCTGCAACGAGATGGTCGATCACTGCATAACCGTGTAGTTGGATACAAAACAAATCGTTAAAGCAGGGGAATGTTAAGAATTAATTACTGAGCGAAAACATCGGTTACAAAATCGATGTTTGTTTTTCGATCATGTCAATCTAAATGCGGGTATTGGGCCTGCACAAGCCTAATATTTGTGCTGTACTCTTGCGGTTTGTGAATGCTATCTGAGACACTTTCCGACAAGCATTGCGTGTAGAATATTCGGCAACCGTGGTTCAGTATCCACGTGTCGGACATCTGCCGCAGTGATGGTTCATAATGCATGTTTTGTAGCTGAGAAGAGAGAACAATAATTATGCGTAAGTGGGGTTTCCTACTCGCTGCTGCTGGAATGGTAGCGCTTACAGGCTGTGGAGGCGGAACAACGACATCGGCTGATTCTCCTGATGCCACTGCTGCTCCTGGGGCAGGAGCGAGCCGTTTAGATACCGTGACTGAACGGGGTGAGCTGGTCTGTGGTGTAGACGGAGGCATTCCTGGTTTCAGCTTTGT
The sequence above is drawn from the Synechococcales cyanobacterium T60_A2020_003 genome and encodes:
- a CDS encoding 23S rRNA (pseudouridine(1915)-N(3))-methyltransferase RlmH; this translates as MLALRARIIAVGKVKKRWILEGIREYGKRLPELEIVEVKDSTPEREAAKILEAMRPHETLVVMSERGKAMSSEEFARFMERSHAESLVFAIGGPEGTHTSLSDRSRYQLSLSAMTFTHEMARLFLVEQLYRAKSILQNTGYHRS
- a CDS encoding DUF4281 domain-containing protein, producing the protein MTLDVLFNLANLYVLPFWLGMILLPRWSVTLRGMTSLLPFVPLAGLYAYLFATSLTADSAQSFANPTLSDIARLFGDERVALTGWVHFLVMDLLAGRWIYLEGRRTGVWTIHSLILCLFAGPLGLLSHIATQAIQPLFGNRRLETAQSNASESAQPE